In the Streptomyces coeruleoprunus genome, GCCGTCGGCGGTGCGGCCGCGGCCGCCGAGGGTGTGGTGCGCCTCGTGGAGGGTGACGCGGGCGCCGGCCTCGGCGGCGGTGATGGCCGCGGTGAGGCCGGCGAAGCCGCCGCCGACGACGGTGATGCGGGGCTGCCGGTCCATGGGGCTCCTCGTCGTGGGCGCGCGCCGGGGTGGCGCGCTCTCAAGAGGAGGACCGGACAGGGCCGCGATCCGTGACAGCCGCATGCCCCGCCCCGTACGGCCCTGCATACGGCCCGTGCTTACGGCACGCGCGGGAAGCGGGCCTGGAGGTCCCAGACGACGGGGTTGTCGGCGAGGTCCTCGTGCATGTCGGCGAGGTCGGCGATCAGGTCGTGGAGGAAGTCGCGCGCCTCGCGCCGCAGGGCGCTGTGGCCGAAGGTCAGCGGCGGCTCGTCGCCGGGCATCCAGTCCGCCTCGACGTCCACCCAGCCGAAGCGGCGCTCGAACAGCATGCGGTCGGTGGACTCGGTGAAGTCCAGCTCCGCGTACTGCGGCCGGGACGCCCGGCTCCCGCGCGGGTCGCGGTCCAGCTGCTCGACGATGTCGCACAGCGCCCACGCGAAGTCGAGCACCGGCACCCATCCCCAGGCCGTGGACACCTCCCGGTCGGCCTCGGTGTCGGCCAGGTACACGTCCCCGCAGAAGAGGTCGTGCCGCAGCGCGTGGACGTCCGCCCGCCGGTAGTCCGTCTGCGGCGGATCCGGGAAGCGGCGGGAGAGCGAGTAGCCGATGTCGAGCACGTACGCGATGGTGCCACGTCGGCGCCGAGGGCCGGACACCTGTGCCATGACGGGGTGGCCGGCATGCCGTGGGGAGCGGTACGCGACGCTCACCTGACGCACGTCGCTCGGCGTGGACGGCCGGTTCAGGTCAGCAGGCGTTGTTCCTTCGCCACCGCCACCGCGCCCGAGCGGGTGTCGACGCCCAGCTTGGCGTAGATGCGGCCCAGGTGGGTCTTGACCGTGGCCTCGCTGATGAAGAGGGCGCGGGCGATCTCGCGGTTGCTCAGGCCGCGGGACAGCTGGCCGAGGATGTCGTGTTCGCGGGCGGTGAGCGCGGGGGCCGCCGCGCCGCGCATGCGGTCCATGACGCGGCCCGCGACCGGGGCCGACAGGGCCGTACGGCCCTGGGAGGCGGCGTGGATCGCGGCGAACAGCTCCTCGGGGCGCTCCGCCTTCAGCAGGTAGCCGGTGGCGCCCGCGTCGACGGCCCGCGTGATGTCCGCGTCCGTGTCGTACGTGGTGAGGACCAGGACGTGCAGGCCGGACGCGGCGATCCGGCGCGTGGCCTCCACGCCGTCGATGCCCGGCCCCAGCTGAAGGTCCATCAGGACCACGTCGGGGCGCAGCTTGGCGGCCATGGCGACGGCCTCCTCGCCGCCGCCCGCCTCGCCGACGACGTCGAAGGTGGGCTCGCTGCCCAGCAGCGCCAGCAGCCCGGCCCGGACGACCGCGTGGTCGTCGCAGAGCAGGATACGGATCGTCAACGGGCCTCCTCGGGGCGTTCCAGCGGGATCGCGGCCGACAGTACGGTGCCCTCGCCGGGCGCCGACTCGACCGTCAGGGTGCCGCCCAGCCGGTCCAGCCGGGCGCGCATCGCGGGCAGGCCGTGGCCGCGGGGCCCGCCGGCCGGGAGGGCCGCCGGATCGAAGCCGCGCCCGTCGTCCGCGACGTCGAGCACCACCTGGTCGTCCAGGTGCGTGAGCGTCACCGCGGCCGTGGTGGCCCCGGAGTGCTCCCGTACGTTCGCGAGGGCGCCCTGCGCGATCCGCAGCAGCGCCGACTGGACCGCGGGCGGCAGGGAGCCGCCCTCGCCCTCCGCGTGGAAGCGCACCTCCAGGTCCGGGGCCGCCTCGCGCGCCGCCAGGGCCGCCAGCGCCCGCGCCAGACCGCCGCCGCCCGCCAGATCGGCGGGCGCCAGGTCGTGCACGAAGCGGCGGGCCTCGGCCAGGTTGTGCTCGGCGATCGACGCGGCGGTGCGGACGTGCCGGCGGGCGGTCTTCGGGTCCGCGTCCCACGTGCGGTCGGCGGCCTGGAGCAGCATCCGCTGGCTCGACAGTCCCTGGGCCAGCGTGTCGTGGATCTCCATGGACAGCCGCTGCCGCTCGGCGAGGGTGCCCTCGCGGCGCTCGGTCGCGGCCAGCTCGCGGCGGGTGCGGAGCAGATCGGCGATCAGGGCCCGCTGGCGGTCCGTCTGGCGCTGGGCGTGCACGAACACGGCGGTGGCGATGGCCGCCACGGCGGGCGGCGCGACCAGCAGGTTCGGGTCGACGCCCGAGTCGGCGAGCTTCTGCAGGGCGACCACCACGAACACGGTGAGCAGCCCGACCAGGACGAGCGCGGCGCGCGGCGGCAGGGTCCGCAGCCCGGTGTAGAAGAGCGGCACGGCGCACAGCGCGAAGCTCGGCGCCAGCACCACCAGCACCATCCACACCGCCACCACGGTGACCAGCCACACCAGCGGGCGCGCCGCGGTGCGCGAGCCCAGCACGTACAGCGCCGCCAGCGCCCCCGTGAGCACGACGACCCACACGCCCAGGTCCGACCACGGGTGCCGCAGCAGGAACCGTACGAGCGAGCCGGCGAGCAGCACGAAGAAGGCCGCGTGCATCACCCACGCCAGCCACCGCGCGTCCCGCTCCTGCTCCCGCACCTGCCGCTCCGGCCGCTCGGGCACAGGAGCCTCTCCCTGCTCCCACTCCTCCACGCACCCATCCTCCGTCCGCCCGGGCCATCCGGCATCAACCGATCGGACGACCCCCCTGTCGCCCCCTCCGGCGACGCGAAACCGCAGGTCACGGCCGGAGGATCGAGACACGACCCGAGAACGCACCCCGAGGAGTCAGCCGTGAAGCACCTCAAGAAGACCTCCCGCCGCACCCGCGTCCTGACCGGTGCCGCCGTCGCCGCCGCGCTCGCCGCCGGCACCTTCGGTGCCGTGTCCGCCACCGCCGCCCCCTCCGCCGCGCCGCAGACCGCGGTCACCGCGGACGTGGCCGACCGCAACGTCCACCGCACCACGCACCTCACCGCCGACGCCGCCACCCGCGCCGCCCAGGCCGCCCTGAAGGCCGCCGAGCAGGACGGCCGCCGCGTCACCGTCGCCGTCGTCGACCGCAACGGCAACACCCTCGTCACCCTGCGCGGCGACGGGGCCGGCCCGCAGTCGTACGAGTCGGCCGAGCGCAAGGCGTTCACCGCCGTGTCCTGGAACGCCCCCACCTCCGAGCTGGTCAAGCGCCTGGAGACCGCGCCCAACCTGAAGGACATCCCCGGCACGCTCTTCCTCGGCGGCGGCGTCCCCGTCACCGCGCAGGGCGGCCCCGTCGCCGGCATCGGCGTGGCCGGCGCCCCCAGCGGCGACCTGGACGAGAAGTACGCCCGCGCCGGGGCCGCGGCGCTCGGCCACTGACCGGCCCGCCTACGATCACGGGGTGACGTCCCGTAACTCGGCAAGGGCGACCGCGCTGGCCGCCGCGCTGCTCCTGGCGGCCACCAGCGGCTGCACCGGCGGCGTACGGGGCACCCCCGGCGCCGCCGGCCTGCGCGATCCGTACTTCCCCCGCCTCGGCAACGGCGGCTACGACGTACGCCACTACGCGCTCACCCTCGCCTACGACCCGGCGACCGGCCGGCTCGACGGCACCGCCGAGATCACCGCCCGCGCCACCCAGGACCTCAGCGCCTTCAACCTGGACCTCGCGGGCCTCACCGTCCACAGCGCGACCGTCGACGGCGACCGGGCCTCCGTACGCCGCGCCGGGCACGAGCTGACGCTCCGCCCGCGCACCGACATCGAGGACGGCGCCACGTTCCGCACGGTCGTCCGCTACTCCGGCACCCCGCGTACCGTCACCGACCCCGACGGCTCGGAGGAGGGCTGGCTGACGACCGACGACGGGGCGGTCGCCCTGGGCGAGCCGGCCGGCTCCATGGCCTGGTTCCCCGGCAACCACCACCCGAGCGACAAGGCCGCCTACGACGTCACCGTCACCGTCCCCGAGGGTGTCCAGGCGCTCTCCAACGGCCGCCCCACGTCCACCCGGACCGCCGGCGGCCGCACCACCTTCGGCTGGCGGTCCCCCGAGCCGATGGCGAGCTACCTGGCCACGCTCGCCATCGGGTCGTACGACGTGAAGACCTCCCGCACGGCCTCCGGGCTGCCCGTCGTCACCGCCACCGACCGCACGGTCACCCGGGCCGGCGCGCCGCTGCTCGCGCGGCTGCCCGAGCTGCTCGCGTGGGAGCAGGAGAACTTCGGCCCGTACCCCTTCTCCGCCGCCGGGGCGATCGTCGAGCGGGCGGCGGACGTCGGCTACGCCCTGGAGACCCAGACGCGGCCGGTGTTCCCGCAGGACATCTTCACCACCGAGATCCTGGTCCACGAGCTGGCCCACCAGTGGTACGGCAACTCGGTCACGCCCGAGTCCTGGCGGGACATGTGGCTCAACGAGGGGTTCGCGCAGTACGCGGAGTGGCTCTACGCCGAGGACTTCGAGGACCGGCCGGCCCAGGAGAGCCACGAGGAGGCCTTCGCCGACCCCGCCAACTGGGAGTTCCCGCCGGCCGAGCCGCCCTCGGCCGCCGACATCTCGGGGGACCCCGTCTACTACCGGGGCGCGATGGTGCTCCACAAGGTCCGCCAGGCGGTCGGTGACGACGCGTTCTTCGCGCTCCTCAAGGGGTGGGCGGCGGAGCACCGCCACGGCAACGCCTCGACGGCGGACTTCACGCGGTACGTGGAGGAGGAGACGGGCAAGGACCTCACCGAGCTGTGGGACACCTGGCTGTACGGCACGGACCGGCCGCCCGCGCCCTGAGCGCTCCGGGTGCCGGCTACAGCGCCTTGCGCATGACGATGCAGTCCCGCCCCAGCTTCAGGTCCTTGCGCCGGTCGACCTCCTTGTAGCCGATGGCCCGCCAGAAGGCGATGGCCTTCCGGTTGTTGTCGAGGACGGCCAGCTTGACGCCCGTACGGCCCAGGGCGCGGAAGCGCTTCTCGACGATCTCCGCCAGCTCGCGTCCGAACCCCATGCGGTGGTCCCGGGCGTGCACCATCAGCAGCCCGATCCACGGGTCGGGGTCGTCGGGGTCGGGGTGGTGCGCCAGCGTCACCGAGATGCCGATCACCCGCCCGGCCGACCGGGCCAGCAGCACCTCGGCGTGCGGCTGGGCCAGCTCCTCGGCGAGCGAGGCGGCGACCTGCTCGGGCCGGATGTCGTCCGGGTCCGGGAATTCCCCGCTGAGCTGCTGGAACTCCTGGTTGGACGCGTACAACTCGGTGAGTTCGGTGAGAAGCGGCCCGGGCAGGGCGCCTTCCTCGCCGAGCTCCAGCGGTTCGACGATCATGCGGCAACAGTAGGGCCCCGGGGCGCGGAGCGCCGCCGGGGCCACCCCTGTGGCGGGCGAACGTCGACGTTCACACCGGGTGTGAGGGTCAGACGTTCACGCCGAAGTCGCGGGCGATGCCCTCCAGGCCCGAGGCGTAGCCCTGGCCGACCGCGCGGAACTTCCACTCGGCGCCGTGCCGGTACAGCTCGCCGAAGACCATGGCGGTCTCGGTGGCGGCGTCCTCGCTCAGGTCGTAGCGGGCGATCTCCGCGCCGCCGTTCTGGTTGACGATCCGGATGTACGCGTTGCGCACCTGGCCGAAGTTCTGCGAGCGGTTGACCGCGTCGTAGATGGAGACCGGGAAGACGATCTTGTCGACGTTCGCCGGCAGGCCCGCCAGGTTGACGTTGATCTGCTCGTCGTCGCCGCCGCCCTCGCCCGTGCGGTTGTCACCGGTGTGGACGATGGTCTGGTCCGGCGTCGACTTGTTGTTGAAGAAGACGAAGTGGGCCTCGGAGGCGACCTTGCCGGAGGCGTCGACACCGATGGCCGAGGCGTCGAGGTCGAAGTCGGTGCCCGTGGTCGTACGGACGTCCCAGCCGAGGCCCACCGTGACGGCGGTCAGGCCCGGCGCCTCCTTGGTCAGCGAGACGTTGCCGCCCTTGGACAGGCTTACAGCCATGGGAAGTCCCTTTCCTCAGTCACACGATGGCGTCACTGCACTAAACGCGGCGGGAACCGGGCTGGTTCCCTCCGCCCGCACGACAGTACGGGGAAAAGCGGATGACGTGGCCGAGGACGGACGGGAACATGGAGGCATGTCCACTGATGTTCGGGGGTCCGGGGGTCGTCCCCCGGGCAAGCATGTGATCCGGGGCTCGGTCTGCCTGCCGGAGGCCGAGCTGATGTGGCGTTTCTCGCGGTCGTCCGGTCCGGGCGGACAGCACGTGAACACCAGCGACTCGCAGGTGGAGCTGCGCTTCGACCTGGCCCGTACGGAGGCGCTGCCCCCGGTGTGGAAGGAGCGCGCGCTCCAGCGGCTCGGCGGCCGGCTGGTCGGCGGGGTCCTCGTGGTCCGCGCGTCCGAGCACCGCTCGCAGTGGCGCAACCGGGAGACCGCGGCCGTACGGATGGCGGCCCTGCTGGCGGAGGCCACCGCCCCGCCGCCCAAGCCGCGCCGCCCGACGAAGATCCCGCGCGGCATCAACGAGCGCCGGCTGCGGGAGAAGAAGCAGCGCGCCGAGACCAAGCGCGGCCGCTCCGCCCGCGACTGGACCTGAGGCCCACGCCCGGCACTACGCCAGGTGGCGGTAGCGGCCCCGGAAGTACATCAGGGGCGAGCCCTCCCCGCTGGGGAAGCCCACGGAAAGGACACGGCCGACGACCAGGGTGTGGTCGCCCGCCTCCACGCGCTGCTCGGTCCGGCACTCCAGTACCGTCAGCGCCCCGCCCACCAGGGGCGCGCCGCTCACCTCGCCCCGCGTGTACGGGATGTCCGCGAACAGCAGCCGGTCGCTGATCCGGCCCTTCATCGCGAACCGGCCCGCGATGTGCCGCTGGCTCTCCGCGAGCACCGACACGGCCCACAGCGGCTGCTCGGCCAGCAGGTCGTCCATGCGGGAGCCGTTCCGCAGGCTCACCAGTACCAGCGGCGGGTCCAGCGACACCGACAGGAACGCGGTCGCCGTCATCCCGACGTCCTCGCCGCGCGGGCCGCCCGCCCCCAGCGGCGGCTCGACGGCCGTCACCAGCACCACGCCCGCGGCGAGCCGGGACATCGCCGCGCGGAACTCCTCGTTGCTCACCCCCTCAGGATCCCCTGAGGGCGCGCCTTGCGGGCGGGGGACGGCGGAGGCGGCGGGGGTCGCGGGGGGCGGGGTTGTTGACAGCACGCCCGGAACGCTAACCTCGCCCGCCACCTGCCCGCATCGGGCCAGGGGACGAGCCCGGCCAGCCGCCGGTCCTAGGCCCCGGCCCGGCAACGGCGACGATTTGCGTTCACTAATCTTTCAGGAAGCCTTCTCACTGCCAATGGGCTGGACCTCACCGCTTGTGACTTGAGTCACAGAGCGCAGTAATTGTTGACCCTGTGTACCGGGTGCACAGCTCGCTGTGATTCAGTGGCCGGTGACACTGCACCTGTAATGCCGATGACACCCTGGAGTTGCTGTCGAGGTCTCGGGGAGAGCGAGCGATGGAGACCGAGTCGGAGCCGTACGTCCGTCTTGCGACCCTGCGGCAGCTGCATCAGGTCGTCGCCAACCTCAACACGGCCCGCAGCCTGGCCGACACGCTGCAGACCGTCGCCGACGGTGTCATCACCGGCCTCGGCTATGAGCTGGCCTGTGTGAACCTCGTACGCCCCGACGGCGACCTGGTCGTCGCCGCGTTCGCCGGCAACGCCGCCGCCGAGGCCCTCATCACCGGCAGGGTCGGCTCGCGCGTCTCCTGGGAGCGCCGCCTCCACATGGGCGAGGCCTGGGGCGACCTGCGGTTCATCCCGCACACCGAGGGCTGGGTGCTCATCGAGGACGACGTCCCGCAGTGGCACACCGAGGGACCCGAGCCGCGCTTCGAGGACGAGTGGCACCCCCGCGACCGGCTCTACGCGCCCATGTACACCTCCGGCGGGCAGCGCGAGCTGCTGGGCGTCATCTCCGTCGACCGGCCCCGCAACGGACGCCGTCCGGGGCCTGGGGCCG is a window encoding:
- a CDS encoding TerD family protein produces the protein MAVSLSKGGNVSLTKEAPGLTAVTVGLGWDVRTTTGTDFDLDASAIGVDASGKVASEAHFVFFNNKSTPDQTIVHTGDNRTGEGGGDDEQINVNLAGLPANVDKIVFPVSIYDAVNRSQNFGQVRNAYIRIVNQNGGAEIARYDLSEDAATETAMVFGELYRHGAEWKFRAVGQGYASGLEGIARDFGVNV
- a CDS encoding response regulator transcription factor; this encodes MTIRILLCDDHAVVRAGLLALLGSEPTFDVVGEAGGGEEAVAMAAKLRPDVVLMDLQLGPGIDGVEATRRIAASGLHVLVLTTYDTDADITRAVDAGATGYLLKAERPEELFAAIHAASQGRTALSAPVAGRVMDRMRGAAAPALTAREHDILGQLSRGLSNREIARALFISEATVKTHLGRIYAKLGVDTRSGAVAVAKEQRLLT
- a CDS encoding flavin reductase family protein, yielding MSNEEFRAAMSRLAAGVVLVTAVEPPLGAGGPRGEDVGMTATAFLSVSLDPPLVLVSLRNGSRMDDLLAEQPLWAVSVLAESQRHIAGRFAMKGRISDRLLFADIPYTRGEVSGAPLVGGALTVLECRTEQRVEAGDHTLVVGRVLSVGFPSGEGSPLMYFRGRYRHLA
- a CDS encoding sensor histidine kinase, whose product is MHAAFFVLLAGSLVRFLLRHPWSDLGVWVVVLTGALAALYVLGSRTAARPLVWLVTVVAVWMVLVVLAPSFALCAVPLFYTGLRTLPPRAALVLVGLLTVFVVVALQKLADSGVDPNLLVAPPAVAAIATAVFVHAQRQTDRQRALIADLLRTRRELAATERREGTLAERQRLSMEIHDTLAQGLSSQRMLLQAADRTWDADPKTARRHVRTAASIAEHNLAEARRFVHDLAPADLAGGGGLARALAALAAREAAPDLEVRFHAEGEGGSLPPAVQSALLRIAQGALANVREHSGATTAAVTLTHLDDQVVLDVADDGRGFDPAALPAGGPRGHGLPAMRARLDRLGGTLTVESAPGEGTVLSAAIPLERPEEAR
- a CDS encoding GNAT family N-acetyltransferase; its protein translation is MIVEPLELGEEGALPGPLLTELTELYASNQEFQQLSGEFPDPDDIRPEQVAASLAEELAQPHAEVLLARSAGRVIGISVTLAHHPDPDDPDPWIGLLMVHARDHRMGFGRELAEIVEKRFRALGRTGVKLAVLDNNRKAIAFWRAIGYKEVDRRKDLKLGRDCIVMRKAL
- the arfB gene encoding alternative ribosome rescue aminoacyl-tRNA hydrolase ArfB produces the protein MSTDVRGSGGRPPGKHVIRGSVCLPEAELMWRFSRSSGPGGQHVNTSDSQVELRFDLARTEALPPVWKERALQRLGGRLVGGVLVVRASEHRSQWRNRETAAVRMAALLAEATAPPPKPRRPTKIPRGINERRLREKKQRAETKRGRSARDWT
- a CDS encoding M1 family metallopeptidase — translated: MTSRNSARATALAAALLLAATSGCTGGVRGTPGAAGLRDPYFPRLGNGGYDVRHYALTLAYDPATGRLDGTAEITARATQDLSAFNLDLAGLTVHSATVDGDRASVRRAGHELTLRPRTDIEDGATFRTVVRYSGTPRTVTDPDGSEEGWLTTDDGAVALGEPAGSMAWFPGNHHPSDKAAYDVTVTVPEGVQALSNGRPTSTRTAGGRTTFGWRSPEPMASYLATLAIGSYDVKTSRTASGLPVVTATDRTVTRAGAPLLARLPELLAWEQENFGPYPFSAAGAIVERAADVGYALETQTRPVFPQDIFTTEILVHELAHQWYGNSVTPESWRDMWLNEGFAQYAEWLYAEDFEDRPAQESHEEAFADPANWEFPPAEPPSAADISGDPVYYRGAMVLHKVRQAVGDDAFFALLKGWAAEHRHGNASTADFTRYVEEETGKDLTELWDTWLYGTDRPPAP
- a CDS encoding GAF domain-containing protein, translated to METESEPYVRLATLRQLHQVVANLNTARSLADTLQTVADGVITGLGYELACVNLVRPDGDLVVAAFAGNAAAEALITGRVGSRVSWERRLHMGEAWGDLRFIPHTEGWVLIEDDVPQWHTEGPEPRFEDEWHPRDRLYAPMYTSGGQRELLGVISVDRPRNGRRPGPGAAKRSRCTRPSPRLRSATPGCEQTCSGPSSAWSGSSRRCGPVKSRSARPSSTPRPAWPSPRWAVTSTDGCCGPTTRCAGCWGGPPP
- a CDS encoding heme-binding protein; protein product: MKHLKKTSRRTRVLTGAAVAAALAAGTFGAVSATAAPSAAPQTAVTADVADRNVHRTTHLTADAATRAAQAALKAAEQDGRRVTVAVVDRNGNTLVTLRGDGAGPQSYESAERKAFTAVSWNAPTSELVKRLETAPNLKDIPGTLFLGGGVPVTAQGGPVAGIGVAGAPSGDLDEKYARAGAAALGH